A region of uncultured Desulfobacter sp. DNA encodes the following proteins:
- the fumC gene encoding class II fumarate hydratase, with product MAHRTEHDTMGTIQVPADALWGAQTERSRQNFTIGRQLMPRTLIHAYARLKKACAAVNRQMGLLDDHRADLIIRVCDEILNGDHDSQFPLHVWQTGSGTQTNMNLNEVIANRAVLLDGKELDDARSIHPNDHVNKSQSSNDTFPAAMHIAAVFEIHDSLLPEIDRMHLTLEGKSRDFSKIIKIGRTHLQDATPLTLGQEISGWKAMVESSREQILQSLETLYPLAIGGTAVGTGLNAPQDFGKAVAEELARATGHPFKQIKNTFHGLTGHDQIIFTSGALKGLAANLMKIANDVRWLASGPRCGIGELLIPANEPGSSIMPGKVNPTQAEAATMVACQVMGNDAAIGFAASQGNFELNVFKPVIIHNLLESVTLLADVISSFTSHCLDGIAPNIPVIERHLKNSLMLVTALAPRIGYDNSARIAKKALQEGMTLKEAAADLGLVQPEQFDEWVNPESMIV from the coding sequence ATGGCCCATCGAACCGAACATGATACCATGGGAACAATCCAGGTGCCCGCAGATGCCTTGTGGGGCGCCCAGACCGAACGTAGCCGGCAGAATTTCACCATTGGCCGGCAGTTGATGCCGCGGACCCTGATACATGCCTATGCACGGCTTAAAAAAGCCTGCGCAGCAGTCAACAGGCAGATGGGGCTGCTGGATGATCACCGGGCAGATCTTATTATCCGCGTCTGCGATGAAATCCTGAACGGGGATCATGACAGCCAGTTTCCCCTTCACGTCTGGCAGACCGGCAGCGGCACCCAGACCAATATGAATTTAAATGAGGTTATCGCCAACCGGGCCGTGCTTCTTGACGGCAAAGAGCTTGATGATGCCAGATCCATTCACCCCAATGACCATGTGAACAAATCCCAAAGTTCCAATGATACATTCCCGGCAGCCATGCACATCGCGGCGGTATTTGAGATACACGACTCACTGCTTCCCGAAATTGACCGCATGCATCTCACCCTGGAAGGGAAATCCCGTGATTTTTCAAAGATCATTAAAATCGGGCGTACCCATCTCCAGGATGCCACCCCCCTGACCCTTGGCCAGGAAATCAGCGGCTGGAAAGCCATGGTCGAAAGCAGCAGGGAGCAGATTTTGCAGTCCCTGGAAACATTGTATCCCCTGGCCATTGGCGGAACAGCGGTGGGCACAGGTTTAAATGCGCCCCAGGATTTTGGAAAAGCCGTGGCAGAGGAGCTTGCCAGGGCAACCGGCCATCCTTTCAAGCAGATAAAAAATACCTTCCATGGTCTTACCGGACACGACCAGATCATTTTCACCAGTGGCGCACTCAAAGGGCTGGCTGCCAATCTGATGAAAATCGCCAATGACGTGCGGTGGCTTGCCAGCGGTCCCAGATGCGGTATCGGGGAGCTTTTGATCCCGGCCAATGAACCGGGCAGCTCCATCATGCCGGGAAAGGTAAACCCCACCCAGGCCGAAGCCGCCACCATGGTTGCCTGCCAGGTTATGGGAAATGATGCCGCCATCGGGTTTGCCGCCAGCCAGGGAAACTTTGAACTTAATGTATTTAAGCCGGTGATCATCCATAACCTGCTTGAGTCGGTTACGCTTCTGGCCGACGTTATCTCCTCTTTCACATCCCATTGCCTGGACGGTATTGCTCCCAACATCCCGGTGATTGAACGCCATCTGAAGAACTCCCTGATGCTGGTCACGGCTCTGGCACCCCGCATCGGATATGACAATTCCGCCCGGATCGCCAAAAAAGCACTCCAGGAAGGCATGACATTAAAAGAGGCGGCTGCAGACTTAGGCCTGGTCCAACCCGAACAATTTGATGAATGGGTCAACCCCGAATCCATGATAGTATAA
- the thiC gene encoding phosphomethylpyrimidine synthase ThiC: protein MTQLEMARQGKITEEVKFAAAQENIDPDLLRQRIAEGTAIICHNVRHTHGKPLAVGKGLRTKVNANIGTSKDDTSIDKELEKARVAVAAGADAIMDLSTGGPVDEIRRAIIHETDACIGSVPLYQAAVDTVTRKKKPLVKMTVDEIFDGIVKHLDDGVDFITVHCGVTRSTVERMDREGRIMEVVSRGGSFTCGWMAYNDAENPLYEFYDRLLEVVRPYDATLSLGDGFRPGAIADATDRAQIHELIILGELTQRAWDAGIQVMIEGPGHVPLNQIESNIQLQKRLCHGAPFYVLGPLVTDIAPGYDHISCAIGGAIAAAAGADFLCYVTPTEHLCLPGVEDVHEGVMASRLAAHAADIVKGVPGAWEKDLAMSRYRKALDWEGQYKMALDPEKARRLRESSGVDEGHGACTMCGEYCAYKIMENREKRKWANL from the coding sequence ATGACACAGTTGGAGATGGCCCGTCAGGGAAAAATCACGGAAGAGGTAAAATTTGCGGCGGCCCAGGAAAACATTGATCCAGACCTTCTGCGGCAACGCATTGCTGAAGGCACCGCCATCATCTGCCATAACGTGAGGCATACACACGGCAAACCCCTGGCCGTCGGTAAGGGGCTGCGCACCAAGGTCAACGCCAATATCGGCACGAGCAAGGACGACACCAGCATTGACAAGGAGTTGGAAAAAGCCCGTGTCGCGGTTGCCGCCGGGGCAGATGCCATCATGGACCTGTCCACGGGCGGTCCGGTGGATGAAATCCGCCGCGCAATTATTCATGAAACCGACGCCTGTATCGGCAGCGTTCCCCTTTATCAGGCCGCGGTGGATACGGTTACACGCAAGAAAAAGCCCCTGGTGAAAATGACGGTTGACGAGATCTTCGACGGTATTGTCAAGCATCTGGATGACGGGGTCGATTTTATCACGGTTCATTGCGGAGTGACGCGCAGCACCGTTGAGCGCATGGACCGTGAAGGCCGTATCATGGAGGTGGTGTCCCGGGGCGGTTCCTTTACCTGCGGGTGGATGGCCTATAACGACGCAGAAAACCCCCTGTATGAATTCTATGACCGGCTCCTTGAAGTGGTCAGGCCATATGACGCCACCCTGTCTCTGGGTGACGGCTTCCGGCCCGGTGCCATTGCCGATGCCACGGACCGTGCCCAGATCCATGAACTGATTATTCTGGGTGAGTTGACCCAGCGCGCCTGGGATGCCGGTATTCAGGTCATGATCGAGGGTCCGGGGCACGTGCCTTTAAACCAGATCGAAAGCAACATCCAGTTGCAGAAACGTCTGTGCCACGGTGCGCCCTTCTATGTGCTGGGCCCTCTGGTGACCGACATTGCGCCCGGTTATGATCATATCTCCTGCGCCATCGGCGGGGCCATTGCGGCAGCTGCCGGGGCGGATTTTCTATGTTATGTGACGCCCACCGAGCACCTGTGTCTTCCCGGTGTCGAAGATGTCCACGAGGGTGTCATGGCAAGCCGCCTGGCAGCCCATGCCGCGGACATTGTCAAGGGAGTGCCCGGTGCCTGGGAAAAAGATCTGGCCATGAGCCGCTACCGCAAGGCACTTGACTGGGAAGGCCAGTACAAGATGGCCCTTGACCCGGAAAAAGCCCGGCGTTTGCGGGAGTCCTCAGGGGTCGACGAAGGACACGGCGCCTGCACCATGTGTGGTGAATACTGCGCCTACAAGATCATGGAAAACAGAGAAAAACGTAAATGGGCCAATCTGTAG
- a CDS encoding glycine--tRNA ligase, translating into MAKPKKETTLMDKVVGLCKRRGFVYPGSEIYGGLANAWDFGPLGVELLRNLKDAWWKKFVTERIDMVGLDAAILMNPTTWEASGHVGSFSDPLMDCKKCKSRERADKLVENWQEENGSSEQPANWAGEKTPPQDMLDFINAKNITCPQCDSLDWTLPKAFNLMFKTQQGVVEGEGKDIYLRPETAQGIFVNFKNIQTTSRKKIPFGIAQIGKAFRNEITPGNFVFRTREFEQMEIEYFCKPGTELEYHDFWKKFCMDWYLGLGVTPENLRLRDHDSAELSHYSNATSDIEYRYSFGWGELCGIASRTNYDLSQHMEFSSKDLQYFDEATREKYIPFVIEPSLGVQRSALVFLCDAYEEEEIKEDDTRVVLHLHNQLAPVKIAVMPLAKKISDNAKSVFDDLVRQLGLSMDFDAQGSIGKRYRRQDEIGTPYCVTFDYESLDDNAVTIRERDSMDQQRMKIDELVPFFREKFTY; encoded by the coding sequence ATGGCTAAACCAAAAAAAGAAACAACATTGATGGACAAAGTGGTTGGACTGTGCAAACGCAGGGGCTTTGTATATCCGGGATCCGAAATTTACGGCGGGCTTGCCAATGCCTGGGACTTCGGTCCTTTGGGCGTGGAGCTGCTTAGAAATCTCAAAGATGCCTGGTGGAAAAAATTTGTCACCGAGCGCATTGATATGGTGGGGCTGGATGCTGCCATTCTCATGAATCCGACCACCTGGGAGGCCTCCGGCCATGTGGGCAGTTTTTCCGACCCGCTCATGGACTGTAAAAAATGTAAGTCCCGGGAACGGGCCGACAAGCTTGTGGAAAACTGGCAGGAAGAAAACGGTTCCAGTGAACAGCCCGCCAACTGGGCAGGGGAGAAGACCCCGCCCCAGGATATGCTGGATTTCATTAATGCCAAAAATATCACCTGTCCCCAGTGCGACAGCCTTGACTGGACCCTGCCCAAGGCTTTTAACCTGATGTTTAAAACCCAGCAGGGAGTGGTTGAAGGCGAAGGCAAGGACATTTATCTGCGCCCTGAGACCGCCCAGGGCATCTTTGTCAATTTCAAAAATATCCAGACCACCTCACGCAAAAAAATTCCCTTTGGCATTGCCCAGATCGGCAAGGCGTTCAGGAACGAAATTACCCCGGGAAACTTTGTATTCAGAACCCGTGAGTTCGAGCAGATGGAGATCGAATATTTCTGCAAACCCGGCACCGAGCTTGAGTACCATGACTTCTGGAAAAAATTCTGCATGGACTGGTATCTGGGTCTTGGGGTTACCCCTGAAAATCTGAGGCTGCGCGACCATGACAGCGCAGAGTTGTCCCATTACTCCAATGCCACCTCGGATATTGAATACCGGTACTCCTTTGGCTGGGGGGAGTTGTGCGGCATTGCCTCCCGGACCAACTATGATTTAAGCCAGCACATGGAGTTCTCCTCCAAGGATCTGCAATATTTTGACGAAGCCACCAGGGAAAAGTACATCCCCTTTGTCATTGAGCCCTCCCTTGGTGTTCAGCGTTCTGCGCTGGTCTTTTTGTGCGACGCCTATGAAGAGGAAGAGATCAAAGAGGATGACACCCGGGTGGTGCTGCATCTTCATAACCAGCTGGCTCCTGTGAAAATTGCGGTGATGCCCCTGGCCAAAAAGATTTCCGACAATGCCAAGTCTGTCTTTGACGATCTGGTGCGGCAACTGGGACTGAGCATGGATTTTGACGCCCAGGGCAGTATCGGCAAGCGCTACCGCCGCCAGGACGAGATCGGGACCCCCTATTGCGTGACCTTTGATTATGAATCCCTTGACGACAATGCCGTCACCATCCGGGAGCGGGATTCCATGGACCAGCAGCGCATGAAGATAGATGAACTGGTTCCCTTTTTCCGGGAAAAATTTACTTATTAA
- a CDS encoding gamma carbonic anhydrase family protein, with the protein MTLYSYKNIAPQIHDSVFVAPGAKIIGDVHIGRDSSVWFQTVLRGDVAYIRIGERTNIQDLCMGHVAKDTPLIIGNGVTIGHSCCVHGTTIGDNCLIGMGAILLNKSVIGQGCVIAAGSVVLERTEIPPYSLVTGSPGKVKKVYENREQIVQMMEKASGNYLKHAMEYSFNDLFHEIK; encoded by the coding sequence ATGACTCTGTACTCATACAAGAATATTGCGCCACAGATCCATGACTCTGTTTTTGTCGCACCGGGTGCAAAGATTATCGGTGATGTGCATATCGGCCGGGATTCTTCGGTCTGGTTTCAAACGGTTCTGCGGGGCGATGTCGCGTATATCCGCATTGGCGAGCGTACCAATATCCAGGACCTTTGCATGGGCCATGTGGCCAAAGACACCCCCCTGATCATCGGTAACGGCGTGACCATCGGCCATAGTTGCTGTGTCCACGGCACCACCATTGGGGACAACTGCCTGATCGGCATGGGTGCCATCCTTTTGAACAAAAGCGTGATAGGGCAGGGCTGCGTCATCGCCGCCGGCAGCGTAGTCCTGGAACGGACCGAAATCCCGCCATATTCACTTGTTACAGGGTCGCCGGGGAAGGTAAAAAAGGTTTACGAGAACCGGGAACAGATTGTCCAGATGATGGAAAAGGCATCCGGCAACTATTTGAAACACGCAATGGAGTACAGTTTTAACGATCTGTTTCATGAAATAAAATAG
- a CDS encoding iron-containing alcohol dehydrogenase family protein, with amino-acid sequence MHFTSYMPTRLIFGRDCIRQHTSTITPLGTRAFIVTGARSARMNGSLQQITQALGTLNIPFVHFDEIEANPSVETVRRAAEKLKKENCDFVIGIGGGSPMDAAKAIALLGCNTLGHDDLFSGRFDTPPLPLIAIPTTAGTGSEVTPYSILTDKRINNKRNLSSDSLFPAVSFLDPAFTDSLPLDITVNTAVDAMSHAIEGFLSRRAIVLIRPLAMESLSMLGPCLTSLAAGHLPSPKDRDTLLYASMLAGIVIAHSGTTCVHAMGYPLTYYKNIDHGRANGLLLAAYLKFLSPHRTEVGQVLGALGLESLSDFSALMDQLLGAREVLSKEDLACFVDTSLTAKGVAYTNPSPDEGQIKKMFEDSFLN; translated from the coding sequence ATGCATTTCACCAGCTATATGCCCACCCGACTGATATTCGGACGCGACTGCATCCGTCAGCATACGTCAACAATCACCCCTCTGGGCACCCGGGCTTTTATTGTAACCGGCGCCCGTTCTGCGCGCATGAACGGCTCCCTGCAGCAGATCACCCAGGCTCTCGGGACCCTGAATATCCCCTTTGTCCACTTTGATGAAATAGAAGCCAACCCTTCGGTGGAAACCGTTCGCAGGGCCGCGGAAAAGCTGAAAAAAGAAAACTGTGACTTTGTCATCGGTATTGGGGGCGGCTCCCCCATGGATGCGGCCAAAGCCATTGCCCTTCTGGGATGCAATACCCTGGGCCATGACGATCTGTTTTCAGGCCGGTTTGATACCCCGCCCCTGCCGCTGATCGCCATCCCCACCACGGCCGGCACCGGCAGTGAAGTAACCCCCTACTCAATCCTTACGGATAAACGCATCAACAATAAAAGAAATCTGTCATCGGACAGTCTGTTTCCAGCGGTGTCCTTCCTGGATCCGGCATTTACCGATTCCCTGCCCCTGGATATCACCGTGAATACCGCCGTGGACGCCATGTCCCATGCCATTGAGGGATTTCTATCGCGCCGGGCCATTGTCCTGATCCGCCCCCTGGCCATGGAGAGCCTGTCCATGCTGGGCCCCTGTCTGACGTCGCTGGCGGCAGGCCATCTGCCTTCCCCCAAAGACCGGGACACCTTATTATACGCTTCCATGCTGGCCGGAATCGTCATCGCCCACTCAGGCACCACCTGTGTACACGCCATGGGGTATCCCCTCACCTACTATAAAAATATAGATCACGGCCGGGCCAACGGCCTGCTGCTTGCCGCCTATTTGAAATTTCTTTCTCCCCACCGGACGGAGGTCGGACAGGTGTTAGGTGCTCTGGGTCTGGAAAGCCTCTCTGACTTTTCCGCATTGATGGATCAGCTGCTGGGGGCCAGAGAAGTGCTCAGCAAAGAAGATCTGGCCTGTTTCGTTGACACGTCTCTGACGGCAAAAGGCGTTGCGTACACAAACCCGTCACCCGATGAGGGCCAGATAAAAAAAATGTTTGAGGATTCTTTTTTAAATTAG
- a CDS encoding CoB--CoM heterodisulfide reductase iron-sulfur subunit B family protein → MKYALFSGCRTGFDIPQHSKSAKAVLSKLNVGLEEQLDFGCCGYPVKEKNIDAYLLLAIRNLAIAQAHHLPVLTLCKCCFGSFKQAEHYFTNYPDKQVKINKILEKEGLNYKGGVKVHHMLTLLDREIDKNFIRQSIKHPLDKIKVAPSYGCHALRPSSITGLDDRPDAPEIFERIIALTGAEPVNWSKRLECCGNPLLEKNNDLARDFIMEKYKTAKEEGANIICTACNYCHMQFEYGRDLILKSESTPPIPAILLPQLLGLAMGLEKDRTVLETTARNR, encoded by the coding sequence ATGAAATACGCGCTATTCTCAGGATGCAGAACGGGATTTGACATTCCCCAGCACTCAAAATCGGCCAAAGCAGTTCTATCCAAACTCAATGTCGGGTTGGAAGAACAGCTTGACTTTGGCTGTTGCGGATATCCTGTTAAAGAAAAAAATATCGATGCTTATCTTTTGCTGGCCATACGGAACCTGGCCATCGCCCAGGCCCATCACCTGCCTGTATTAACCCTGTGCAAGTGCTGTTTCGGCTCCTTTAAGCAGGCAGAACATTATTTTACCAATTATCCTGACAAACAAGTCAAGATCAACAAGATACTGGAGAAGGAAGGGCTGAACTATAAGGGCGGGGTCAAAGTCCATCACATGCTGACCCTCCTGGACCGGGAAATCGATAAAAACTTTATCCGGCAAAGCATCAAACACCCCCTTGACAAAATCAAGGTGGCCCCAAGCTACGGCTGTCATGCCCTTCGCCCTTCAAGCATCACAGGGCTGGATGACCGCCCCGATGCGCCGGAAATATTTGAGCGGATCATCGCACTGACCGGGGCAGAACCCGTGAACTGGTCCAAGCGCCTTGAATGCTGCGGCAATCCCCTGCTGGAAAAAAACAATGACCTGGCCCGGGATTTTATTATGGAAAAATATAAAACGGCCAAAGAGGAGGGAGCGAATATCATCTGCACGGCATGCAATTATTGCCACATGCAGTTTGAATATGGTCGGGATCTTATCCTGAAATCGGAATCCACGCCCCCCATACCCGCCATACTCCTTCCCCAATTGCTGGGCCTGGCCATGGGGCTTGAAAAGGACCGGACAGTGTTGGAAACAACTGCCAGAAACCGCTAA
- a CDS encoding 4Fe-4S dicluster domain-containing protein produces MLLLFDLLTGSKFYTCSFLLALTVFIIGIIYRIIGFFRLSIGPDRNKFTTADRIKAFLLGLLGILISPVRMFHLLKTIILEVVLQLSLKRQDALRWYMHICIFWGFTGLLLFHALEGYVSEVVFSGYVSTLNPFMVLRNMAGVMVVAGVAIAIYRRKTNPRLKQISSHSDCLAIILLAIIMISGFSLEAAKIISSGVFDDMVEEYGSIDGDEELLSLQAVWQEKFNVQFPGEPIQITPEIMEEGWLIHEDNCAACHSNPKWAFVSYPVSMAMKPFADFFNRNRLDKLILSIHYLSCFLALAYLPFSKFLHVLTTPVSLMISGVAGQQIKREENKATRRIFDLSACTQCGTCTSHCAVGPLYDIFNNPWVFPSERVTSLREATWGRTMDLQSMDLFSQGSFICTMCNKCSQLCPAGLNLQDIWTATREQMVEKSFPDPGTRIRELRRIIRMRKLPKSSNSQKAGLEAPVVIKPEKNSVIASLKKSFQAATFSQCYTCLTCTNSCPVTGLTADIREFGSAPHQVIHALVIGQTDLAKEASIVWDCLTCYKCQENCPQGVRITDIFYELKNLVHHQEFGI; encoded by the coding sequence ATGTTGTTGTTGTTTGATTTATTAACCGGTTCAAAGTTTTACACCTGCAGTTTTTTACTTGCGTTAACAGTTTTTATCATTGGAATCATTTACAGGATCATTGGATTTTTCCGGTTATCAATTGGACCGGACCGGAACAAATTCACCACGGCAGACCGGATAAAAGCTTTTTTATTAGGCCTGCTCGGTATCCTGATCTCGCCTGTCCGCATGTTTCATCTTCTCAAGACGATTATTCTGGAAGTCGTACTTCAATTGTCACTTAAGCGCCAGGACGCCCTGAGATGGTATATGCACATCTGCATTTTCTGGGGATTTACAGGGTTGCTGCTTTTCCACGCCCTTGAGGGGTATGTCAGCGAAGTGGTTTTTTCAGGTTACGTATCCACCCTGAACCCGTTCATGGTTCTTCGGAATATGGCCGGTGTCATGGTGGTGGCAGGCGTGGCCATTGCCATATATCGCAGAAAAACCAATCCTCGTTTAAAACAGATCAGCAGCCACTCCGATTGCCTGGCAATCATCCTGCTCGCAATTATCATGATATCAGGTTTCAGCCTGGAGGCTGCCAAAATCATCTCTTCGGGTGTGTTTGACGACATGGTGGAGGAATATGGCAGTATAGATGGCGATGAGGAACTTCTGTCACTTCAGGCCGTCTGGCAGGAAAAATTCAATGTCCAGTTCCCCGGAGAGCCTATTCAGATCACCCCGGAGATTATGGAAGAAGGCTGGCTCATCCATGAAGACAATTGCGCGGCCTGCCATTCCAATCCGAAATGGGCCTTTGTCTCCTATCCTGTATCCATGGCCATGAAGCCTTTTGCCGATTTCTTCAACAGAAACCGCCTGGATAAACTGATACTGAGTATCCATTATTTAAGCTGCTTTCTCGCATTGGCCTACCTGCCTTTCAGCAAGTTCCTGCATGTCCTGACAACTCCGGTAAGTCTTATGATTTCAGGCGTTGCAGGACAGCAGATAAAACGTGAGGAGAACAAAGCCACCCGCCGGATATTTGACCTTTCCGCCTGTACCCAGTGCGGCACCTGCACCAGCCATTGTGCGGTTGGTCCGCTATATGACATATTTAACAACCCGTGGGTGTTTCCCTCGGAACGTGTAACCAGCCTCCGGGAGGCCACATGGGGACGGACAATGGATTTACAATCAATGGATCTCTTTTCCCAGGGCAGTTTTATCTGCACCATGTGCAACAAATGCTCCCAGCTCTGTCCTGCCGGACTGAATCTGCAGGATATCTGGACGGCCACCCGGGAGCAGATGGTTGAAAAATCCTTTCCGGATCCTGGCACCCGGATAAGGGAACTTCGCAGAATTATCCGCATGAGGAAACTTCCCAAAAGCTCTAATTCCCAAAAAGCGGGACTTGAAGCCCCCGTGGTGATCAAACCCGAAAAAAACTCCGTGATTGCATCCTTGAAAAAATCCTTCCAGGCGGCTACGTTTTCACAATGCTATACCTGTCTGACGTGCACCAATTCATGTCCGGTGACAGGTCTTACAGCCGATATCCGGGAGTTCGGATCAGCACCCCACCAGGTCATCCATGCCCTTGTTATAGGGCAAACGGATCTGGCAAAGGAGGCTTCCATCGTCTGGGACTGCCTGACCTGCTATAAATGCCAGGAAAATTGTCCCCAGGGAGTCAGGATTACAGATATTTTTTATGAACTTAAAAACCTAGTACACCACCAGGAATTTGGAATATGA
- a CDS encoding TrkH family potassium uptake protein — MFLHHKEPHRKGKLLSPGRVSILSYAVLIMLGALLLLLPASTGKGHLGFVDALFTSASAVCVTGLTVVDTASTFTFFGKAVIMVLIQAGGIGIMVLSTMFLLTLGKRVGMTGRQMISDTYSYGQGKNVYSLVKEILIFTFVFELIGAALMLPDFLSRLPVDKAICYAVFHSVSAFCNAGFSLFPDSFTQYGSNWLINLDICALIITGGIGFIVMAEIRRKFSFSKRCWSKFSLHTKLTLTATMVLLAGSTLLFFALEWSNALKDLPLHAKFLASFFQAVNTRTAGFNTLDIGSLSNETLFISILLMFVGTAPGSCGGGVKVTTISSIAILGYSRFRGQENPHIFYRRVSDASISKAVSLIIISMIVIIIGVVLLQQAEIGDVSHNLTRGSFLEILYEVVSAFGTVGLSTGITPGFSKIGKLIIICMMFVGRLGPMGIAIAVSRKGKPSKFSYAQENIMIG; from the coding sequence ATGTTCCTGCATCATAAGGAACCTCACCGGAAGGGTAAGCTTCTTTCCCCGGGCCGGGTTTCCATACTCAGCTATGCCGTGCTGATTATGCTTGGCGCGCTTCTGCTGCTTTTGCCTGCATCTACGGGAAAAGGACACCTAGGTTTTGTTGATGCGCTTTTTACATCAGCTTCCGCCGTGTGCGTCACAGGGTTGACCGTGGTGGACACAGCCTCAACCTTCACCTTTTTCGGCAAAGCGGTCATCATGGTTTTGATCCAGGCCGGCGGCATCGGCATCATGGTTTTGTCCACCATGTTTCTGCTCACCCTGGGTAAACGGGTGGGAATGACCGGCCGGCAGATGATCTCGGATACGTACAGTTACGGCCAGGGAAAAAACGTGTATTCACTGGTCAAGGAAATACTGATTTTTACATTTGTGTTTGAGCTGATCGGAGCCGCATTGATGCTGCCGGATTTCCTTTCCAGGCTTCCGGTGGACAAGGCCATCTGTTATGCGGTATTTCACTCGGTCAGTGCTTTCTGCAATGCCGGTTTCTCTCTGTTTCCGGACAGTTTTACACAATATGGCAGCAACTGGCTGATCAACCTTGATATCTGCGCCCTCATTATTACCGGCGGGATCGGGTTTATTGTCATGGCGGAAATCCGTCGGAAATTCTCATTTTCAAAACGCTGCTGGTCAAAATTCAGTCTGCATACAAAACTTACTCTGACTGCCACCATGGTCCTGCTGGCCGGCAGCACGTTATTATTTTTCGCGCTGGAGTGGTCCAATGCCCTTAAGGATCTGCCCCTTCATGCCAAATTTCTGGCTTCTTTTTTTCAGGCCGTAAACACCCGTACTGCGGGGTTCAACACCCTTGATATCGGCAGTCTGTCCAATGAAACTCTTTTTATCAGCATCCTTCTGATGTTTGTGGGCACAGCTCCGGGTTCCTGTGGTGGAGGCGTCAAGGTGACCACAATATCCAGTATCGCCATCCTGGGATACTCCAGATTCAGGGGCCAGGAAAATCCCCATATTTTCTACCGCAGGGTATCTGATGCCAGTATCTCAAAAGCGGTGAGCTTGATTATTATCAGCATGATAGTTATTATCATCGGCGTGGTGCTGCTCCAGCAGGCTGAAATCGGAGATGTCTCCCATAATCTGACCCGGGGGTCCTTTCTTGAGATACTCTATGAGGTGGTCAGTGCGTTCGGTACTGTAGGGCTTTCCACCGGAATTACGCCGGGGTTTTCAAAGATTGGCAAGTTGATCATTATTTGTATGATGTTCGTCGGGCGTCTGGGTCCCATGGGTATTGCCATTGCAGTAAGCAGAAAAGGAAAACCCAGTAAATTTTCCTACGCCCAGGAAAATATAATGATCGGTTAA
- a CDS encoding TrkA family potassium uptake protein produces the protein MKQFLIIGLGNFGFYLATHLYRKGHDVMAIDKSPVLVQSIKDHVTQAVVADATDPATLKELGVKNVDTAVVGIGSVLGDSILAVLNLQELGIPHIVAKAISDPHKKVLEKLGIEKIIFPEKDMALSMAKKLDNPNLIDYLPFMEGYGLIELAVPEKFVGKSLKQINLTNTYGVQVVAIKDQDAGHTRFTPQADHVLNQGDILILLGSEKGLDTLKTATKK, from the coding sequence ATGAAACAGTTTCTGATTATCGGCCTGGGGAATTTTGGATTTTACCTGGCCACGCATCTGTACCGCAAGGGACATGATGTCATGGCCATTGATAAAAGCCCTGTTCTTGTGCAATCCATTAAAGACCATGTCACCCAGGCAGTGGTGGCAGATGCGACTGATCCGGCCACCCTCAAAGAGCTCGGGGTTAAAAATGTGGATACGGCCGTGGTGGGTATTGGCTCCGTGCTTGGGGATTCCATCCTTGCCGTGCTCAATCTTCAGGAGCTCGGCATACCGCATATTGTGGCCAAAGCCATCAGCGATCCCCATAAAAAAGTTTTGGAAAAACTGGGTATTGAAAAAATTATTTTTCCGGAAAAAGATATGGCTCTGTCCATGGCAAAAAAATTGGACAATCCCAACCTTATTGATTATCTGCCGTTTATGGAAGGGTATGGTCTCATTGAGCTGGCCGTGCCTGAAAAATTTGTGGGCAAGAGTCTTAAGCAGATCAACCTGACAAATACATACGGTGTTCAGGTCGTGGCGATAAAAGATCAGGACGCCGGACATACCCGGTTCACCCCCCAGGCCGATCACGTTTTAAACCAGGGAGATATCCTGATTCTGCTCGGATCGGAAAAAGGTCTGGATACCCTGAAAACCGCCACAAA